In Glycine soja cultivar W05 chromosome 10, ASM419377v2, whole genome shotgun sequence, the genomic stretch TCATCTCCTTTATGATTTTCAGTCTTCTGCCAGAGAAGACCGCTACTGTTGGGCGTTGGAGCATTAACTGCAAATTTACAACCAATAAATTTGGTCTTTGCTCAAGGTATTCATGCCAGCTGATAtgatcatatttttttgttatcagGTTTCACTTCACTAAATGGATCCTTGTTCATATATAAAACTGAGAGACTAGTCATAATCttctgaaattttgaaattctattACTCTTTGTCGTGTAGAAAAACCAGACAGATACCGAGCTTTTGTGGACTATGAAGATGGATATTCTTACGTATATCCCATTGATTGGAAGGTAAGAAATAACAATCATATTAATGTCACAGAAAGTATAGTTACAGCCATAAAATTTCCTACAAGTTTGAATGTATCTCCCCCTAGGAATTTGACTTCAGGGCTCATGATTCTGCATTCAAAGACAGATATCTACAGTTACAGAATGTAAGGGTGAGATTTATACCAACTGAGAAGAAAGACATCCGAGAATTGGGTCCCATGGAAGAGGTGATGCTGCAAAATTGTGTCCTAAATTCCTAATGTTCTATAAGTCTAATTTATACTTAACCAGTTTGTATCTTAAGCAGGTTGTATACGATTTGGTGAAACATAGATACGCTGCACCAAACCAAAGACCAACAATAAATGACATGCAGGAGGTTTCTTCTCACTTTAATTCTTCCTCAATGTTTTTTAATTCTGAATATATACTTACAACTATTTTTGAATTCTGAATGCAGAAAACCATAGATGGAAAACATTACTATACCTTTGAATATATACTTACATCACCAAATTACTCTAGTGCCTCCTTTGCAACAATTGCTATAGGAAATGGTATTTAACCAACTATCTCCTATCTCAATGTCTCACAGGCCTTCATAAAATGTTCCCTCATGGACATGGTCCAATGCTACCTAACAACGAGTGTTTTTTTTACAGGAAGGTACTACACATTAATTGTTGGAGCCAATGAAAGGCGATGGAAAAGATTTCGAGATCAGCTTAAAGTGGTAGCAGACTCCTTTAGGCTTCTTGACATCTGAAATGTCACATGACAATGCAAGACATGTTTTAATTTGCATACAGATCAAGTTTGAAATATCTGTATATCAGAGCAAAATAAGTTTTTACAAGTGAATGATATGATATCTTCTACCATACCAATAGAAATTCTCTTTCCGTACGTTACATGCAAAGGTCGTCAATTATAGCTAGTCTAAAATTTCACTATTTTGCGGTGCAAACTCAAAATTTGTTCCTCGTCTATTTTTGCATTGTTCCGCTGCTATGATTTATGGAATTCTAGGCCCGACAATTTGTAGAATGATGGGTGTCACATATCCTTGGACCACTAGACTAGTTTTCCAGGTTTTGATGGAAGCCAAGAAGCCAAACTTTTTTATGCATTTGGTTTAAATTTGCCCTTTTACAGTTTTatactatattttcttttaagataAGATTAGGCGCTCGTCAGAATGACAATTTTCTGTTATCCGGTAATCTGTGGGGGACTGTTCCATCTGTGGTCTAAAGTTTGGGAACTCTTTCCTCGTGGGACGGGGATGAAAAATCTCCCCAAGTAGATATGGAATGAAAGATCATaagataaatgaaataaaaacatcATATCATTGTCAGGGAAACCAattacattatatatttattagaagaaaacgaaacaaatctaaaatgatataaaagaaCATCAATACATTGATCAAAGAATCATGAGACTTCCTACGAAATGTGGAACCGAATATTGGATGTGAAGCAGGTCATTAAAAGATGTGAATCTCACATTTGCAGGTTGAATAATGTAGTGTAATTCTCCACAGTCCACAATCGTCTGTTTATAACTTTATATAAGTAGAAAAGTCAACAAAAATAGCAAactagttttttatttaaaaaactataagAATATCTCAAACTACTTGACAAAATACACGTGGAAATTTGCATCTATTATCCAAGGACAAAAAACTCGTGAATTCGGGTAATTCAAAAACTAAAGGAATTGCTTCTAGACTATCGCTGTGTATATACAGAGATTTTATAACACTTGAGACTGTATTTTCTACAATTTTCACaaatgaagagaaaataaatacagTAGTGAACAAGTCGTCATCCACGCTTGAGA encodes the following:
- the LOC114369811 gene encoding photosynthetic NDH subunit of lumenal location 1, chloroplastic-like — encoded protein: MAVSSCSLSWISPCLSHKLNLPHTNCLPRNTATSSSNTVFCALETNPRGEIFCQRRPLLLGVGALTANLQPINLVFAQEKPDRYRAFVDYEDGYSYVYPIDWKEFDFRAHDSAFKDRYLQLQNVRVRFIPTEKKDIRELGPMEEVVYDLVKHRYAAPNQRPTINDMQEKTIDGKHYYTFEYILTSPNYSSASFATIAIGNGRYYTLIVGANERRWKRFRDQLKVVADSFRLLDI